Below is a window of Mycolicibacterium rhodesiae NBB3 DNA.
GCTCACCGGTGCGTACCCGCACTACGGTGTCAACGGGGCTGACCCACACCTTGCCGTCGCCGATCTTTCCGGTGCGCGCTGCCTGGACGATCACGTCGACGACCTTGTCCACGGCGGAATCGTCGACAACGACCTCCACTCGAACCTTGGGAACGAAGTCGACGGAGTACTCGGCGCCACGGTAGACCTCGGTGTGGCCCTTCTGACGCCCGTATCCCTGCACCTCACTCACGGTCATTCCGAGAATGCCGGTCTGTTCGAGCCCGGTCTTGACGTCTTCGAGCGTGAACGGCTTGATGATCGCAGTAATCAGCTTCATATTCCCTTATCCCTCCACGCCCGG
It encodes the following:
- a CDS encoding P-II family nitrogen regulator translates to MKLITAIIKPFTLEDVKTGLEQTGILGMTVSEVQGYGRQKGHTEVYRGAEYSVDFVPKVRVEVVVDDSAVDKVVDVIVQAARTGKIGDGKVWVSPVDTVVRVRTGERGTDAL